Proteins found in one Armatimonadota bacterium genomic segment:
- the tagO gene encoding putative undecaprenyl-phosphate N-acetylglucosaminyl 1-phosphate transferase, translating to MRVAFFAFLISMIVAALVTPAVRAFARRMGVMDQPDERRVHRQPTPRWGGIAIYLAFWTAVIPISLWLGIWSNALTAILVLGTVIALFGMFDDKRPITPLWQMVVLLGAGMALTLFGIRIEGVTHPLAPLMPGDYRPEYWVPLGWWSLPVTALWVFVVTKTVDAIDGLDGLAAGVVAISASTITLMAVSEKQPAIVIPAAALAGACVGFLRHNMNPASIFMGTVGAQFIGFVLATLAAVGTFKVAATVSVLVPLLVLGVPFFDAFFVVSRRVLARQPLHKADMRHFHHWLVGRLGHRRAVVVIWCIGLIFSAAAFTLYRMTR from the coding sequence GTGCGAGTAGCCTTCTTCGCTTTTCTCATCTCGATGATAGTTGCCGCCCTGGTGACCCCTGCAGTGCGGGCGTTTGCCAGACGCATGGGCGTGATGGACCAGCCCGATGAGCGTCGTGTGCATCGTCAGCCCACGCCACGCTGGGGCGGTATCGCCATCTACCTCGCTTTCTGGACGGCGGTCATCCCCATATCGCTCTGGCTGGGAATCTGGAGCAACGCGCTGACGGCGATACTGGTGCTGGGAACGGTTATCGCGCTGTTTGGCATGTTCGATGATAAGCGTCCCATCACCCCTCTCTGGCAGATGGTGGTATTGCTGGGGGCAGGCATGGCGCTAACGCTGTTCGGCATCCGCATCGAGGGAGTGACTCACCCTCTTGCCCCGCTGATGCCCGGCGACTACCGCCCGGAGTACTGGGTGCCGCTGGGGTGGTGGAGCCTTCCGGTAACAGCGTTGTGGGTGTTTGTGGTGACCAAAACAGTGGACGCTATCGACGGGCTGGACGGACTGGCAGCCGGGGTGGTGGCGATCTCTGCCAGCACGATTACGCTGATGGCTGTTTCAGAGAAGCAACCAGCCATAGTCATCCCTGCAGCAGCGCTGGCGGGCGCCTGTGTGGGCTTCCTGAGGCACAACATGAATCCTGCTTCCATCTTCATGGGAACGGTGGGAGCACAGTTTATCGGTTTCGTGCTGGCGACGCTGGCAGCGGTTGGCACGTTCAAGGTTGCAGCGACCGTTTCGGTGCTGGTGCCGTTGCTGGTGCTTGGGGTACCGTTCTTCGATGCCTTTTTTGTGGTGTCACGCCGCGTACTTGCCCGACAACCTCTACATAAGGCGGATATGAGGCACTTCCACCATTGGCTGGTGGGGCGGCTGGGGCATCGACGGGCTGTCGTCGTGATATGGTGCATCGGGCTGATATTCAGTGCTGCCGCCTTCACCCTCTATCGGATGACGAGGTAA
- a CDS encoding UDP-N-acetyl glucosamine 2-epimerase codes for MSTPLQVMTVFGTRPDAVKMAPVVLELQRYEPHVRVTVVVTGQHREMLDQVLQVFHMAPHHDLNIMQHGQTLTQITVRVLEGLDALLREQKPHVLLAQGDTTTTFVAALAAFYHQVAFGHVEAGLRTYQKYNPFPEEMNRRLAGVLADFHFAPTPKARENLLQEGVNPERVWVTGNTGIDALLMVAEQPYPVTDPLLQRAMASPLRTILLTAHRRENWGEPLHRICTAVKQLVERFQDIQVVFPMHRNPLVRQMATEVLGRVSRVILTDPPDYAPFVKLMQHSTLILTDSGGVQEEAPSLGKPVLVLRETTERPEGVEAGTAKLVGTDIERIVEEASRLLTDEEAYAQMARAVNPYGDGKAAQRIRQVLFEHFGVNA; via the coding sequence ATGTCCACCCCTCTGCAGGTGATGACGGTCTTCGGCACGCGCCCCGATGCGGTGAAGATGGCTCCGGTCGTGCTGGAGCTGCAACGCTACGAACCGCACGTACGGGTAACTGTTGTGGTGACTGGGCAGCACCGCGAGATGCTGGATCAGGTGCTGCAGGTGTTCCACATGGCTCCCCACCATGACCTGAACATCATGCAACACGGGCAAACGCTCACGCAGATTACCGTGCGGGTGCTGGAGGGGCTGGATGCTCTGCTTCGGGAGCAGAAGCCACATGTTCTACTGGCTCAGGGCGATACCACCACCACCTTTGTCGCCGCGCTGGCGGCGTTCTACCATCAGGTAGCCTTTGGGCATGTAGAAGCAGGTTTGCGTACCTATCAAAAGTACAATCCTTTTCCCGAAGAGATGAACCGCAGGCTCGCTGGGGTCCTTGCCGACTTCCACTTTGCGCCCACTCCCAAAGCGCGTGAAAACCTCTTGCAGGAAGGTGTGAACCCCGAAAGGGTGTGGGTCACGGGCAACACCGGTATCGACGCTTTGCTGATGGTGGCAGAGCAGCCCTATCCTGTGACCGACCCCCTGCTGCAACGGGCGATGGCATCGCCTTTGCGCACCATACTGCTCACCGCGCACCGCCGTGAGAACTGGGGGGAGCCTCTGCACCGTATCTGTACAGCTGTCAAGCAGCTGGTGGAACGCTTTCAGGACATTCAGGTGGTCTTTCCTATGCACCGCAATCCGCTGGTGCGTCAGATGGCGACCGAGGTGCTGGGCAGGGTGTCTCGCGTGATTCTCACCGACCCGCCCGACTACGCGCCTTTCGTGAAGTTAATGCAGCACTCTACCCTGATTCTCACCGACTCGGGCGGTGTGCAGGAGGAAGCGCCCAGCCTGGGCAAGCCGGTGCTGGTGCTCCGTGAGACCACCGAGCGACCAGAAGGTGTGGAAGCGGGTACCGCGAAGCTGGTAGGCACGGATATCGAACGCATTGTCGAAGAGGCGAGCCGCTTGTTGACGGACGAAGAGGCTTATGCGCAGATGGCACGCGCGGTCAACCCGTATGGCGACGGCAAGGCGGCACAGCGCATTCGACAGGTTCTGTTCGAGCATTTCGGGGTGAACGCATGA
- a CDS encoding dCMP deaminase: MADTRPSWDEYFMRIAKEVATRATCPRRSVGAVIVLDRRILTTGYNGAPHGLAHCTEVGCKIVDGHCQRALHAEQNAILQAALNGVSTRGATVYVTCQPCNACAKMIINAGIERVVFEGDYPDPFAMELFEEAGLELVRLRDGVVEVLQPGRKRRERACE; this comes from the coding sequence ATGGCGGATACCAGACCTTCGTGGGATGAGTATTTCATGCGTATCGCCAAGGAGGTTGCCACCCGTGCAACCTGTCCCAGGCGTTCGGTAGGTGCGGTCATCGTGCTGGACAGGCGCATTTTGACTACCGGTTACAACGGCGCGCCGCACGGACTGGCGCACTGTACCGAGGTGGGCTGTAAAATCGTGGACGGACATTGCCAGCGCGCCCTGCACGCGGAGCAGAACGCCATCCTGCAGGCAGCGCTGAACGGGGTCTCCACACGCGGCGCGACGGTGTACGTCACCTGCCAACCGTGCAATGCCTGTGCCAAAATGATTATCAATGCCGGTATTGAGCGCGTGGTGTTCGAAGGAGATTACCCCGACCCCTTCGCCATGGAGCTGTTCGAAGAGGCGGGGCTGGAGCTGGTGCGGCTGCGCGATGGTGTGGTGGAAGTGTTGCAGCCCGGCAGAAAGAGGAGAGAACGCGCGTGCGAGTAG